Proteins from a genomic interval of Synergistaceae bacterium:
- a CDS encoding DUF4125 family protein, translating to MQSKIDRIIDIEWRMFDKVRNVSGRADCQDDRETFDIMRRSQFEAWSDALVSSCLSDLLEAERQGRNPLTEKYAYMMEYTAPDEFQKIKSALPFLSDRKKQLVRGIVDEHLERFEEAARRFPLTIARGRPKSGAMDGTDCTSTETYLLGELSTCSERTLEEYERYMTQLRESGQNIVCMILENTARKYGHKSLEALEEFLAVSESP from the coding sequence TTGCAGTCAAAAATTGACCGTATCATCGACATAGAATGGCGAATGTTCGATAAAGTGCGCAATGTTTCGGGAAGAGCGGACTGTCAGGACGATCGGGAAACGTTTGACATTATGCGCCGCAGCCAGTTCGAAGCCTGGAGCGATGCGCTTGTCAGTTCCTGCCTTTCGGATCTTCTGGAAGCGGAGAGGCAGGGGCGGAACCCGTTGACTGAAAAATACGCGTATATGATGGAGTACACCGCGCCGGATGAATTTCAAAAAATAAAAAGCGCGCTGCCTTTTTTGTCCGATCGAAAAAAACAACTGGTGCGCGGGATTGTCGACGAGCATCTCGAACGCTTCGAGGAGGCGGCGCGCCGTTTTCCCCTGACGATCGCAAGAGGACGTCCCAAAAGCGGCGCGATGGATGGGACGGATTGCACGTCGACGGAAACGTATCTTTTGGGAGAGCTCTCCACCTGTTCGGAGCGCACCCTTGAGGAATATGAGCGTTATATGACGCAGCTGCGGGAGTCGGGGCAAAATATAGTTTGCATGATCCTGGAAAACACGGCGCGAAAATACGGTCACAAATCCCTGGAGGCGCTGGAGGAATTTCTGGCCGTTTCTGAATCGCCGTGA
- the groL gene encoding chaperonin GroEL (60 kDa chaperone family; promotes refolding of misfolded polypeptides especially under stressful conditions; forms two stacked rings of heptamers to form a barrel-shaped 14mer; ends can be capped by GroES; misfolded proteins enter the barrel where they are refolded when GroES binds), giving the protein MAKILSFGEDARRAMLRGIDKVADTVGVTLGPKGRNVVLEKKFGSPTITNDGVTIAKEIELEDPFENAGAQLLKEVASKTNDIAGDGTTTATIFSRALIREGMKNVAAGANGMQMRQGIEKAIDFVVEELKKKAIPVKEKEKIAQVASISANDSAVGALISEAMSKVGEEGVITVEDSQTVGTTLEMVEGLQFDKGYISPYMVTDGERMETSFDDAYILIHDGKISNIKDLLPVLEKVVQTGKPLVIIAEDVEGEALATLVVNKLRGVMQVAAVKAPGFGDRRKAMLQDIAIVTGGQVISEEVGLKFENTELSMLGKAKKIRITKEDTTITQGAGNSDEIRKRASQIKKEIEDSTSDYDKEKLQERLAKLVGGVAVIQVGSATETEQKELKHRIEDALNATRAAVEEGIVAGGGVAALNCATALESFVGKLEGDIRTGAQIVLTALKSPLFLIAENAGYQGDVVIEKVRSLKAGQGLNAATGEYIDMVSAGIIDPVKVTRSALQNAGSIAAMVLTTEGIVADKPEKKEPAMPGGPGMGGMDGMY; this is encoded by the coding sequence ATGGCTAAAATTCTTTCTTTCGGAGAAGATGCGCGCCGCGCAATGCTTCGCGGTATTGATAAAGTTGCCGACACGGTCGGCGTAACCCTCGGGCCCAAGGGCCGCAACGTCGTGCTGGAGAAGAAGTTCGGCTCCCCCACCATCACCAACGACGGCGTAACCATCGCCAAGGAAATCGAGCTGGAAGATCCCTTTGAAAACGCGGGAGCCCAGCTGCTCAAGGAAGTGGCCTCCAAGACCAACGACATCGCCGGAGACGGCACCACCACCGCCACGATTTTCTCCCGGGCCCTTATTCGCGAGGGAATGAAGAACGTCGCGGCCGGCGCCAACGGTATGCAGATGCGCCAGGGGATCGAGAAAGCCATCGACTTCGTCGTCGAGGAGCTCAAGAAGAAAGCGATTCCCGTCAAGGAAAAGGAAAAGATCGCTCAGGTCGCTTCCATTTCGGCCAACGACAGCGCTGTGGGCGCGCTGATCTCCGAGGCCATGTCCAAGGTGGGCGAAGAGGGCGTCATCACGGTGGAGGACAGCCAGACCGTGGGAACCACTCTTGAAATGGTGGAAGGACTGCAGTTCGACAAGGGATACATCAGCCCCTACATGGTCACGGACGGCGAGCGCATGGAGACCAGTTTCGACGACGCCTACATCCTTATCCATGACGGCAAGATCAGCAACATCAAGGATCTGCTTCCCGTTCTGGAAAAGGTTGTGCAGACCGGCAAGCCCCTGGTTATCATCGCTGAAGATGTGGAAGGCGAAGCTCTGGCTACGCTGGTGGTCAACAAACTGCGCGGCGTCATGCAGGTAGCGGCCGTAAAAGCGCCTGGTTTCGGCGACCGCCGGAAGGCCATGCTGCAGGACATCGCCATCGTCACGGGCGGTCAGGTCATCAGCGAGGAAGTCGGCCTGAAGTTCGAGAACACCGAGCTTTCCATGCTGGGTAAGGCGAAGAAGATCCGTATCACCAAGGAAGACACCACCATCACCCAGGGTGCGGGCAACTCCGACGAAATCCGCAAACGCGCTTCCCAGATCAAGAAGGAGATCGAGGATTCCACCTCCGATTACGACAAGGAGAAGCTTCAGGAGCGTCTGGCCAAACTGGTGGGCGGCGTGGCCGTCATTCAGGTCGGCTCCGCCACGGAAACCGAGCAGAAGGAACTGAAGCACCGCATCGAGGACGCGCTGAACGCCACCCGGGCGGCTGTGGAGGAGGGAATTGTGGCTGGAGGCGGCGTGGCCGCTCTGAACTGCGCCACAGCTCTGGAATCCTTTGTGGGCAAGCTGGAAGGCGACATCCGGACTGGCGCCCAGATCGTTCTGACCGCACTGAAATCCCCCCTGTTCCTTATCGCCGAGAACGCCGGCTATCAGGGCGACGTGGTCATCGAGAAGGTTCGAAGCCTCAAGGCGGGTCAGGGCCTGAACGCCGCCACGGGCGAGTACATCGACATGGTTTCCGCCGGAATCATCGACCCCGTAAAGGTCACCCGTTCCGCGCTGCAGAACGCCGGCTCCATCGCTGCCATGGTGCTGACGACGGAAGGGATCGTCGCCGACAAGCCGGAGAAGAAAGAGCCTGCCATGCCCGGCGGCCCCGGAATGGGCGGAATGGACGGCATGTATTAG
- a CDS encoding DUF4037 domain-containing protein has protein sequence MIRGLELAREFYFQHGRDMLESKFPAYRSRIACGLAGEGSDCLGYDDLVSQDHDFGPGFCMWLTDEDEEKIGAALRAAYMELPDSFMGYRTRDPRSYGEQRLSAMRISSFYLRFTGLAQAPATLEQWRRIPESFLSAATSGAVFVDESGEFSKIREALLAFYPEDVRLKKIAARAAVMAQAGQYNYGRCLRRGEEVAAHAALAEFIKAACSMVYLLNRKYMPFYKWAHHGLKDMTVAPEVFALLSELCKSSTSPERKTALIESICIVVVKALGAQNLTDIDDAFLAAQAPEIVKRIRDDTLRRMHVMAE, from the coding sequence ATGATCAGGGGTCTGGAACTGGCGCGGGAGTTCTATTTTCAGCACGGTCGGGATATGCTGGAGTCGAAGTTCCCGGCCTATCGGAGCCGCATAGCCTGCGGTCTCGCCGGAGAGGGGTCCGACTGCCTCGGGTACGACGACCTGGTGTCTCAGGACCATGATTTCGGCCCCGGCTTCTGCATGTGGCTGACGGATGAGGACGAGGAAAAAATCGGCGCCGCGCTGAGGGCGGCGTACATGGAGCTTCCGGACAGCTTCATGGGGTATCGGACGCGGGATCCCCGCAGCTATGGAGAGCAGCGCCTTTCCGCCATGCGAATTTCGAGCTTTTACCTCAGGTTTACAGGTCTCGCCCAGGCGCCGGCAACGCTGGAACAGTGGCGGAGAATACCGGAGAGTTTCCTGTCAGCCGCCACGAGCGGAGCGGTTTTCGTCGATGAATCAGGAGAATTTTCCAAAATACGCGAAGCATTGTTGGCCTTTTACCCGGAAGACGTCCGTCTGAAAAAAATCGCCGCGCGGGCCGCGGTGATGGCGCAGGCGGGGCAGTACAATTATGGACGCTGCCTGCGGCGGGGGGAAGAAGTGGCCGCCCACGCCGCCCTGGCGGAGTTCATAAAGGCGGCCTGTTCCATGGTGTACCTTTTGAACAGGAAATACATGCCTTTTTACAAATGGGCGCATCACGGGCTGAAGGACATGACCGTCGCCCCGGAGGTTTTCGCCTTGCTGTCAGAACTTTGCAAAAGCTCGACCTCACCGGAGCGAAAAACGGCCCTCATTGAAAGCATCTGCATCGTCGTCGTCAAAGCTCTGGGAGCCCAAAATCTGACGGACATCGACGACGCTTTTCTGGCGGCGCAGGCCCCGGAAATCGTGAAGCGAATCCGCGACGATACGCTTCGGCGGATGCACGTTATGGCGGAATAG
- a CDS encoding radical SAM protein, translated as MIDTEIHSIRIRLLHHPIKTLGPGSRIGLWLQGCSLHCEGCLSQEMWPFEGGRVLPVKDLAARIKAACSDPALSLDGLTVSGGEPFDQPPSFLELLRELDSAEVRDVLVFSGYSVTDLLARYPEIPVRIAALVDGPFRLGQETEAAWKGSSNQTLTIFRPEYRERYTRWEKMKKGKLQLLRDDQGLFLAGIPLQKDASELRKKILSWRW; from the coding sequence ATGATCGATACTGAAATTCATTCCATTCGTATACGACTTCTGCACCATCCCATCAAAACGCTGGGGCCAGGTTCGAGAATCGGGCTCTGGCTTCAGGGGTGCTCCCTGCACTGTGAAGGCTGCCTGTCCCAGGAAATGTGGCCGTTTGAAGGCGGGCGGGTTCTGCCGGTGAAGGACCTTGCCGCTCGGATCAAAGCCGCCTGCAGCGACCCCGCGCTCTCCCTCGACGGCCTGACGGTTTCCGGCGGAGAACCTTTCGATCAGCCGCCATCCTTTCTGGAACTGCTGAGAGAACTTGACTCAGCGGAGGTACGGGACGTTCTCGTTTTCAGCGGGTACAGCGTCACGGACCTTCTCGCCCGATACCCGGAAATTCCGGTCCGGATAGCAGCCCTTGTGGACGGTCCCTTCCGGCTCGGCCAGGAAACGGAAGCGGCCTGGAAGGGCTCTTCCAATCAGACTCTGACGATTTTCCGGCCCGAATACAGAGAACGTTACACCCGATGGGAAAAAATGAAAAAGGGAAAACTCCAGTTGCTGCGGGATGACCAGGGACTGTTTCTGGCCGGTATTCCCCTTCAGAAGGACGCGTCGGAACTTCGAAAAAAAATTCTCTCCTGGCGATGGTAA
- the groES gene encoding co-chaperone GroES has translation MNLKPLGDRIVVKVLTREEKTKGGIVLPDTAKEKPTEGEVIAVGSGKVLDNGQKLPVEVKVGDRIIFSKYAGTEIKLDGIEYVIFSERDVLAIIEK, from the coding sequence ATGAATCTCAAACCACTTGGCGACAGGATCGTAGTGAAGGTTCTCACTCGCGAGGAAAAAACGAAGGGCGGCATCGTTCTTCCGGATACGGCGAAAGAGAAGCCGACCGAGGGTGAGGTTATCGCTGTCGGTTCGGGAAAGGTCCTGGACAACGGCCAGAAGCTGCCCGTAGAAGTCAAGGTAGGCGACCGCATCATTTTCAGCAAATACGCAGGAACGGAAATAAAGCTGGACGGCATAGAATACGTCATTTTCAGCGAGCGGGACGTTCTCGCGATTATCGAGAAGTAA
- the tsaD gene encoding tRNA (adenosine(37)-N6)-threonylcarbamoyltransferase complex transferase subunit TsaD: MSERDFLTLGIETSCDDTAVAVLRGEREIAAELLSSQIGDHARFGGVVPEFAARKHLENILPLVDAALREAGIEGKNLNLIAVTRGPGLMGSLMVGVQTARALSRAWNVPLIGVNHLEGHMFAPLIDAEGLTPPFLSLIASGGHTEIIRVEAFGKYALLGETRDDAAGEAYDKAAKIMGLPYPGGPEIDRLAQTGNPDAFDFPIPLKHSGKIEFSFSGLKTALLWKVNKLKEEGKDLPLSDLSASFQKSVTDALVSKVALAVHRSGIKNVTASGGVAANSALRKALKESRSWKAWLPAKSRCTDNAVMIAMAGYNARQRGLCSPPDLSPDPSLPLT, encoded by the coding sequence ATGAGTGAACGGGATTTTCTCACCCTGGGGATCGAAACGAGCTGCGACGACACGGCCGTGGCCGTTCTGCGGGGAGAACGGGAAATCGCGGCGGAACTGCTCTCCAGCCAGATCGGGGACCACGCCCGCTTCGGCGGTGTGGTTCCGGAGTTTGCCGCCCGTAAACACCTCGAAAATATCCTGCCTCTGGTGGACGCGGCCCTGAGAGAGGCCGGAATCGAAGGAAAAAACCTGAACCTCATCGCCGTCACCCGGGGACCCGGTCTCATGGGGTCCCTGATGGTGGGAGTGCAGACGGCCCGCGCCCTTTCCCGGGCCTGGAACGTCCCTCTCATCGGCGTCAACCATCTGGAAGGCCATATGTTCGCGCCTCTCATCGACGCCGAAGGGCTGACCCCGCCCTTTCTCTCGCTCATCGCTTCCGGCGGACACACAGAAATCATCCGGGTCGAAGCCTTCGGCAAATACGCCCTCCTGGGGGAAACCCGGGACGACGCCGCGGGAGAGGCTTACGACAAGGCCGCAAAGATCATGGGCCTGCCCTACCCCGGAGGACCCGAAATCGACCGTCTGGCCCAAACCGGCAATCCGGACGCCTTCGACTTCCCCATCCCCCTGAAGCACAGCGGAAAAATCGAGTTCAGCTTCAGCGGCCTCAAGACCGCCCTGCTCTGGAAGGTCAATAAATTGAAAGAAGAGGGAAAAGACCTGCCTCTTTCCGACCTCAGCGCCTCGTTCCAGAAGTCCGTCACCGACGCGCTGGTCTCAAAAGTGGCTCTGGCCGTTCACCGGTCCGGCATAAAAAACGTCACGGCCTCCGGCGGAGTGGCGGCCAACAGCGCCCTGCGAAAAGCTCTGAAGGAAAGCCGGAGCTGGAAAGCCTGGCTTCCGGCGAAATCCCGCTGCACCGACAACGCCGTCATGATCGCCATGGCCGGATACAACGCCCGCCAAAGAGGTCTTTGCAGTCCTCCGGATCTGTCTCCCGACCCTTCCCTGCCCCTCACATAA